A DNA window from Synchiropus splendidus isolate RoL2022-P1 chromosome 2, RoL_Sspl_1.0, whole genome shotgun sequence contains the following coding sequences:
- the LOC128754155 gene encoding gastrula zinc finger protein XlCGF57.1-like, whose amino-acid sequence MAETRVRSEESKKRKRETDRARSRSRLNIGDAFTAWRKLRDSKHFSSDHELAVFLLDFYKTTHSTSSSAPVKQEDLPSSVSTNQLAPSSDRVPSMDVKVELEEALPISVNSKSREPGGETEEGGNSLTPADPSEPSHEPGSREEAEPSEEEEEDSDDPDYSPLFGCFFNLKKYKENSASLTQDATDETEKASSHDDDGEEEEEVDDEAESLQPLRHHKKNPKCHICGKVLHNNHCLRRHLLVHTGERPFKCYICARGFNQKGNLKTHMKVHKGERNCILLGEKRNAKPTPIIANVCGECGMHFDEPQQLEKHRKAHRKPFSCDACGKSFKCPKSLELHSTIHTGDLPVSCPICPKRFLTDAWLKVHMLRHEGKKKFHCKLCKKSFWQSNNLRTHLKTHTGQRLHLCAVCGKSYARADTLKAHLRVHTGETPYLCSTCGKSFYYSQGYQQHLLVHNRKPKVQVKPLGRPKRNPSGDG is encoded by the exons ATGGCAGAAACGAGAGTTCGAAGcgaggagtccaagaagagaaagcgtgAAACGGACAGAGCTAGATCCCGTTCAAGACTTAAcataggagatgcatttacgGCCTGGCGTAAACTGAGGGATTCGAAACACTTTTCATCGGATCATGAGCTGGCCGTCtttctactcgactt TTACAAGACGACACACTCAACATCAAGTTCTGCACCTGTGAAACAGGAAGATTTACCTTcctctgtgtcaacaaaccagTTGGCTCCATCCTCTGACAG AGTCCCAAGTATGGACGTGAAGGTGGAACTGGAGGAGGCTCTCCCGATTTCTGTTAACAGTAAGTCCAG AGAgcctggaggagagacagaagagggTGGGAATAGCCTCACTCCTGCAGATCCTTCTGAACCCAG TCATGAACCGGGCAGCAGGGAGGAAGCCGAGccttctgaagaagaagaagaggactcTGATGATCCGGATTACTCACCACTGTTTGGCTG CTTTTTCAATCTCAAAAAATACAAGGAGAATTCTGCTTCCTTAACCCAAGACGCCACAG ATGAGACGGAGAAAGCTTCTTCtcacgatgatgatggtgaagaagaagaagaagtcgaCGACGAGGCCGAGTCTCTCCAGCCGCTGCGCCACCATAAGAAGAACCCTAAATGTCACATATGTGGGAAAGTCTTGCATAACAACCATTGTCTCCGGCGACACCTCCTGGTCCACACGGGGGAAAGACCCTTCAAGTGCTACATCTGTGCCCGAGGATTCAATCAGAAGGGGAACCTCAAAACCCACATGAAGGTCCACAAAG GAGAAAGAAACTGTATCTTGCTGGGAGAGAAGCGCAACGCCAAGCCGACACCAATCATAGCGAATGTATGTGGCGAATGTGGGATGCACTTCGATGAGCCACAGCAACTGGAAAAACACCGTAAAGCTCACAGGAAGCCGTTCTCCTGTGATGCCTGTGGAAAGTCCTTCAAGTGCCCCAAATCTTTAGAGCTGCACTCCACCATTCACACAGGAGACTTGCCAGTCAGCTGCCCCATTTGTCCAAAGCGCTTCCTCACGGACGCCTGGCTGAAGGTGCACATGTTGCGTCACGAAGGGAAGAAGAAATTCCACTGCAAACTGTGCAAGAAGTCCTTCTGGCAGTCGAACAACCTCCGAACGCACCTTAAGACGCACACAGGCCAGCGGCTGCACCTCTGCGCCGTCTGCGGGAAAAGCTACGCCAGAGCGGACACTCTGAAGGCTCATCTGAGGGTCCACACCGGGGAGACGCCGTATCTGTGCAGCACCTGTGGCAAGTCCTTTTATTACAGTCAAGGCTACCAGCAACATCTGCTGGTGCACAACAGGAAGCCGAAAGTCCAAGTGAAACCTCTGGGCCGACCCAAACGGAACCCGAGCGGTGACGGCTGA
- the LOC128753713 gene encoding zinc finger protein OZF-like isoform X1 gives MDTASSSLAVKQEGSVSTSPGRAGVIAVDTKLEEEEEDPLFPLEDNKSRTDATCMDVKEEPLFSVEETQSREPAGEGGYVLDPSEPSDVEEAETPSEDEGGTVKQDPGDPDYAPDSDCDLRARSSKDEESSSSDERVSAVTRFLKTQKDKEDCASLTQEGATDERVKDEAKPLQPQRRRRTKPCTCQVCGKVFNDNNHLHRHLLVHTGEKPFKCFICARGFSQRGNLKTHMKVHKGETNWTLLEEKSNPKPAPVLANICGACGMDFLEQEQLEKHREIHQKPFSCSDCGKAFKSLKYLELHPCFHPGDAPFCCRTCGRRYLLEKSLKDHELRHTGKKSFHCDQCGKSFWRSYQLRTHLQSHSDQRPHLCAVCGKSYARAATLKVHLRVHTGETPYLCSTCGKSFYYSQGYREHLLVHNKRPKVQVKPLGRPKRNLSGDG, from the exons ATGGACACAGCCTCGAGTTCTTTAGCGGTGAAACAGGAAGGTTCCGTGTCGACAAGCCCTGGTCG AGCTGGTGTCATAGCAGTGGACacgaagctggaggaggaggaggaggatccgcTGTTTCCTCTTGAGGATAATAAATCCAG AACCGATGCCACGTGTATGGATGTGAAGGAGGAGCCCCTGTTTTCTGTCGAAGAAACTCAATCCAG AGAACCTGCAGGAGAGGGCGGGTACGTCCTGGATCCTTCTGAACCCAG CGATGTGGAGGAAGCTGAAACTCCTTCTGAGGATGAAGGTGGTACAGTCAAACAAGACCCTGGTGATCCGGACTACGCACCGGACTCTGACTG CGACTTGAGAGCCAGGTCTTCAAAGGATGAAGAGTCTTCCTCTTCAGATGAGAGAGTCTCAGCAGTCACACG CTTTTTGAAGACCCAAAAAGACAAGGAGGATTGTGCTTCCTTAACCCAAGAGGGCGCCACAG ATGAGAGAGTGAAGGACGAGGCCAAGCCTCTCCAGCCGCAGCGCCGCCGCCGCACGAAGCCCTGCACCTGTCAAGTATGCGGGAAAGTCTTCAACGACAACAATCATCTCCATCGACACCTCCTGGTCCACACGGGAGAAAAGCCCTTCAAGTGCTTCATTTGTGCACGAGGATTCAGTCAGAGGGGGAACCTCAAAACCCACATGAAGGTCCACAAAG GAGAAACAAACTGGACCTTACTTGAAGAGAAGAGCAACCCCAAACCAGCACCTGTTTTAGCGAATATATGTGGCGCCTGTGGGATGGACTTCCTGGAGCAAGAACAACTGGAAAAGCATCGTGAAATTCACCAGAAACCGTTCTCCTGCTCTGACTGTGGAAAGGCTTTCAAGTCCCTGAAATATTTAGAATTGCACCCGTGCTTTCACCCAGGAGACGCGCCGTTCTGCTGCCGCACCTGTGGGAGGCGCTACCTATTGGAGAAGTCGCTGAAGGATCATGAGCTACGTCATACTGGGAAGAAGAGCTTCCACTGTGACCAGTGCGGGAAGTCCTTCTGGCGGTCGTACCAGCTCCGAACCCACCTCCAGTCGCACAGCGACCAGCGGCCGCACCTCTGCGCCGTGTGCGGGAAAAGCTACGCCAGAGCGGCGACTCTGAAGGTCCATCTGAGGGTCCACACCGGGGAAACGCCGTATCTGTGCAGCACCTGTGGCAAGTCCTTTTATTACAGTCAAGGCTACAGGGAACATCTGCTGGTGCACAACAAGAGGCCTAAAGTCCAAGTGAAACCTCTGGGTCGACCCAAACGCAACCTGAGCGGTGACGGCTGA
- the LOC128753713 gene encoding zinc finger protein OZF-like isoform X2: MDTASSSLAVKQEGSVSTSPGRTDATCMDVKEEPLFSVEETQSREPAGEGGYVLDPSEPSDVEEAETPSEDEGGTVKQDPGDPDYAPDSDCDLRARSSKDEESSSSDERVSAVTRFLKTQKDKEDCASLTQEGATDERVKDEAKPLQPQRRRRTKPCTCQVCGKVFNDNNHLHRHLLVHTGEKPFKCFICARGFSQRGNLKTHMKVHKGETNWTLLEEKSNPKPAPVLANICGACGMDFLEQEQLEKHREIHQKPFSCSDCGKAFKSLKYLELHPCFHPGDAPFCCRTCGRRYLLEKSLKDHELRHTGKKSFHCDQCGKSFWRSYQLRTHLQSHSDQRPHLCAVCGKSYARAATLKVHLRVHTGETPYLCSTCGKSFYYSQGYREHLLVHNKRPKVQVKPLGRPKRNLSGDG, encoded by the exons ATGGACACAGCCTCGAGTTCTTTAGCGGTGAAACAGGAAGGTTCCGTGTCGACAAGCCCTGGTCG AACCGATGCCACGTGTATGGATGTGAAGGAGGAGCCCCTGTTTTCTGTCGAAGAAACTCAATCCAG AGAACCTGCAGGAGAGGGCGGGTACGTCCTGGATCCTTCTGAACCCAG CGATGTGGAGGAAGCTGAAACTCCTTCTGAGGATGAAGGTGGTACAGTCAAACAAGACCCTGGTGATCCGGACTACGCACCGGACTCTGACTG CGACTTGAGAGCCAGGTCTTCAAAGGATGAAGAGTCTTCCTCTTCAGATGAGAGAGTCTCAGCAGTCACACG CTTTTTGAAGACCCAAAAAGACAAGGAGGATTGTGCTTCCTTAACCCAAGAGGGCGCCACAG ATGAGAGAGTGAAGGACGAGGCCAAGCCTCTCCAGCCGCAGCGCCGCCGCCGCACGAAGCCCTGCACCTGTCAAGTATGCGGGAAAGTCTTCAACGACAACAATCATCTCCATCGACACCTCCTGGTCCACACGGGAGAAAAGCCCTTCAAGTGCTTCATTTGTGCACGAGGATTCAGTCAGAGGGGGAACCTCAAAACCCACATGAAGGTCCACAAAG GAGAAACAAACTGGACCTTACTTGAAGAGAAGAGCAACCCCAAACCAGCACCTGTTTTAGCGAATATATGTGGCGCCTGTGGGATGGACTTCCTGGAGCAAGAACAACTGGAAAAGCATCGTGAAATTCACCAGAAACCGTTCTCCTGCTCTGACTGTGGAAAGGCTTTCAAGTCCCTGAAATATTTAGAATTGCACCCGTGCTTTCACCCAGGAGACGCGCCGTTCTGCTGCCGCACCTGTGGGAGGCGCTACCTATTGGAGAAGTCGCTGAAGGATCATGAGCTACGTCATACTGGGAAGAAGAGCTTCCACTGTGACCAGTGCGGGAAGTCCTTCTGGCGGTCGTACCAGCTCCGAACCCACCTCCAGTCGCACAGCGACCAGCGGCCGCACCTCTGCGCCGTGTGCGGGAAAAGCTACGCCAGAGCGGCGACTCTGAAGGTCCATCTGAGGGTCCACACCGGGGAAACGCCGTATCTGTGCAGCACCTGTGGCAAGTCCTTTTATTACAGTCAAGGCTACAGGGAACATCTGCTGGTGCACAACAAGAGGCCTAAAGTCCAAGTGAAACCTCTGGGTCGACCCAAACGCAACCTGAGCGGTGACGGCTGA
- the LOC128753711 gene encoding zinc finger protein OZF-like isoform X2, whose translation MQTCAGAGNPPSTDGSAIRRVASWKQRAGLTTMEAKVKLEEDPPFSVEESKSRVPGGEAEEGGNILTPVDPSDPSHQLSNKEDHKSSSEDEDFSSPEERVKEDDPDYTPDCARVWKPRNDKKDCAGELSLSITQRKESHDKDEGHMSEDSASFTPQGNTAREDAVKPSPHDEHANPSDEAKCYQPLRFHKKVRKCHICGKVFRHNNHLRRHLLVHSGKKPFKCFICARGFTQRGNLKTHMKVHKGDVNWTLLEEKSDPKEAPVTANVCGDCGMDFPEPQQLEKHREIHRKPFSCPDCGKAFKCPKYLALHSSIHTGDSPFSCRTCAKRFLTADSLKKHELRHTGLKNFHCDQCGRSFSQSSNLQVHLQSHSGQRPHLCAVCGKSYSRAATLKVHLRVHTGETPYACDTCGKSFYYYQGYQKHLLVHNKKPKVQVKPLGRPKRNLSTQGFQ comes from the exons ATGCAGACATGCGCAGGCGCCGGGAACCCACCAAGCACTGACGGTTCTGCAATTCGCCGCGTAGCGTCATGGAAGCAAAG AGCTGGTCTCACAACTATGGAAGCAAAGGTGAAACTGGAGGAGGATCCACCGTTTTCTGTTGAAGAAAGTAAATCCAG AGttcctggaggagaagcagaagagggTGGGAATATCCTCACCCCAGTGGATCCTTCTGACCCCAG TCATCAACTCAGCAACAAGGAGGACCACAAGTCTTCTTCTGAGGATGAAGATTTTTCCTCGCCGGAGGAAAGAGTCAAAGAAGACGATCCGGACTACACACCAGACTGTGCCCG CGTTTGGAAGCCCAGAAACGACAAGAAGGACTGTGCTGGTGAActcagtttgtccataacgcaGAGGAAAGAGTCACATGACAAAGATGAAGGTCACATGTCAGAGGATTCTGCTTCCTTCACCCCACAGGGCAACACAGCAAGAG AGGACGCCGTGAAACCTTCCCCCCACGATGAACATGCCAACCCCTCCGACGAGGCCAAGTGCTACCAACCGCTGCGCTTCCACAAGAAGGTCCGCAAGTGTCACATATGCGGAAAGGTCTTCCGTCACAACAATCATCTCCGGCGCCACCTCCTGGTCCACTCGGGGAAGAAACCCTTCAAGTGCTTCATCTGTGCGCGAGGATTCACTCAGAGGGGGAACCTCAAAACCCACATGAAGGTCCACAAAG GAGACGTGAACTGGACCTTGCTTGAGGAGAAGAGCGACCCTAAGGAGGCTCCAGTTACAGCCAACGTTTGTGGCGACTGTGGGATGGACTTCCCGGAGCCACAGCAACTGGAAAAACATCGTGAAATTCACAGGAAACCGTTCTCCTGCCCTGACTGCGGAAAGGCCTTCAAGTGCCCCAAATATTTAGCACTGCACTCCAGCATTCACACAGGAGACTCGCCGTTCAGCTGCCGCACTTGTGCCAAGCGCTTCCTCACGGCAGATTCGCTGAAGAAACACGAGCTGCGTCACACGGGGCTGAAGAACTTCCACTGCGACCAGTGCGGGAGGTCCTTCTCGCAGTCATCCAACCTCCAAGTCCACCTCCAGTCGCACAGCGGCCAGCGGCCGCACCTCTGCGCCGTGTGCGGGAAAAGCTACTCCCGGGCTGCGACTCTGAAGGTCCACCTGAGGGTCCACACCGGGGAGACGCCGTACGCTTGCGACACCTGTGGCAAGTCCTTTTATTACTATCAAGGCTACCAGAAACATCTGCTGGTGCACAACAAGAAGCCTAAAGTCCAAGTGAAACCTCTGGGCCGACCCAAACGCAACCTGAGCACTCAGGGTTTTCAGTGA
- the LOC128753711 gene encoding zinc finger protein 724-like isoform X1 yields the protein MEAKVLTTNRKRIRLFERAVAKRKGEKERVTSRVSIGAAFGLNTDASVALSLHDKAGLTTMEAKVKLEEDPPFSVEESKSRVPGGEAEEGGNILTPVDPSDPSHQLSNKEDHKSSSEDEDFSSPEERVKEDDPDYTPDCARVWKPRNDKKDCAGELSLSITQRKESHDKDEGHMSEDSASFTPQGNTAREDAVKPSPHDEHANPSDEAKCYQPLRFHKKVRKCHICGKVFRHNNHLRRHLLVHSGKKPFKCFICARGFTQRGNLKTHMKVHKGDVNWTLLEEKSDPKEAPVTANVCGDCGMDFPEPQQLEKHREIHRKPFSCPDCGKAFKCPKYLALHSSIHTGDSPFSCRTCAKRFLTADSLKKHELRHTGLKNFHCDQCGRSFSQSSNLQVHLQSHSGQRPHLCAVCGKSYSRAATLKVHLRVHTGETPYACDTCGKSFYYYQGYQKHLLVHNKKPKVQVKPLGRPKRNLSTQGFQ from the exons ATGGAAGCAAAGGTGCTGACAACGAATCGAAAACGGATAAGACTATTTGAAAGGGCTGTCGCtaaaagaaaaggtgaaaaaGAGCGAGTGACGTCCAGAGTTAGCATCGGTGCAGCTTTCGGCCTGAATACCGACGCCTCTGTTGCCCTTTCTCTGCATGACAA AGCTGGTCTCACAACTATGGAAGCAAAGGTGAAACTGGAGGAGGATCCACCGTTTTCTGTTGAAGAAAGTAAATCCAG AGttcctggaggagaagcagaagagggTGGGAATATCCTCACCCCAGTGGATCCTTCTGACCCCAG TCATCAACTCAGCAACAAGGAGGACCACAAGTCTTCTTCTGAGGATGAAGATTTTTCCTCGCCGGAGGAAAGAGTCAAAGAAGACGATCCGGACTACACACCAGACTGTGCCCG CGTTTGGAAGCCCAGAAACGACAAGAAGGACTGTGCTGGTGAActcagtttgtccataacgcaGAGGAAAGAGTCACATGACAAAGATGAAGGTCACATGTCAGAGGATTCTGCTTCCTTCACCCCACAGGGCAACACAGCAAGAG AGGACGCCGTGAAACCTTCCCCCCACGATGAACATGCCAACCCCTCCGACGAGGCCAAGTGCTACCAACCGCTGCGCTTCCACAAGAAGGTCCGCAAGTGTCACATATGCGGAAAGGTCTTCCGTCACAACAATCATCTCCGGCGCCACCTCCTGGTCCACTCGGGGAAGAAACCCTTCAAGTGCTTCATCTGTGCGCGAGGATTCACTCAGAGGGGGAACCTCAAAACCCACATGAAGGTCCACAAAG GAGACGTGAACTGGACCTTGCTTGAGGAGAAGAGCGACCCTAAGGAGGCTCCAGTTACAGCCAACGTTTGTGGCGACTGTGGGATGGACTTCCCGGAGCCACAGCAACTGGAAAAACATCGTGAAATTCACAGGAAACCGTTCTCCTGCCCTGACTGCGGAAAGGCCTTCAAGTGCCCCAAATATTTAGCACTGCACTCCAGCATTCACACAGGAGACTCGCCGTTCAGCTGCCGCACTTGTGCCAAGCGCTTCCTCACGGCAGATTCGCTGAAGAAACACGAGCTGCGTCACACGGGGCTGAAGAACTTCCACTGCGACCAGTGCGGGAGGTCCTTCTCGCAGTCATCCAACCTCCAAGTCCACCTCCAGTCGCACAGCGGCCAGCGGCCGCACCTCTGCGCCGTGTGCGGGAAAAGCTACTCCCGGGCTGCGACTCTGAAGGTCCACCTGAGGGTCCACACCGGGGAGACGCCGTACGCTTGCGACACCTGTGGCAAGTCCTTTTATTACTATCAAGGCTACCAGAAACATCTGCTGGTGCACAACAAGAAGCCTAAAGTCCAAGTGAAACCTCTGGGCCGACCCAAACGCAACCTGAGCACTCAGGGTTTTCAGTGA
- the LOC128753711 gene encoding zinc finger protein OZF-like isoform X3, which translates to MEAKVKLEEDPPFSVEESKSRVPGGEAEEGGNILTPVDPSDPSHQLSNKEDHKSSSEDEDFSSPEERVKEDDPDYTPDCARVWKPRNDKKDCAGELSLSITQRKESHDKDEGHMSEDSASFTPQGNTAREDAVKPSPHDEHANPSDEAKCYQPLRFHKKVRKCHICGKVFRHNNHLRRHLLVHSGKKPFKCFICARGFTQRGNLKTHMKVHKGDVNWTLLEEKSDPKEAPVTANVCGDCGMDFPEPQQLEKHREIHRKPFSCPDCGKAFKCPKYLALHSSIHTGDSPFSCRTCAKRFLTADSLKKHELRHTGLKNFHCDQCGRSFSQSSNLQVHLQSHSGQRPHLCAVCGKSYSRAATLKVHLRVHTGETPYACDTCGKSFYYYQGYQKHLLVHNKKPKVQVKPLGRPKRNLSTQGFQ; encoded by the exons ATGGAAGCAAAGGTGAAACTGGAGGAGGATCCACCGTTTTCTGTTGAAGAAAGTAAATCCAG AGttcctggaggagaagcagaagagggTGGGAATATCCTCACCCCAGTGGATCCTTCTGACCCCAG TCATCAACTCAGCAACAAGGAGGACCACAAGTCTTCTTCTGAGGATGAAGATTTTTCCTCGCCGGAGGAAAGAGTCAAAGAAGACGATCCGGACTACACACCAGACTGTGCCCG CGTTTGGAAGCCCAGAAACGACAAGAAGGACTGTGCTGGTGAActcagtttgtccataacgcaGAGGAAAGAGTCACATGACAAAGATGAAGGTCACATGTCAGAGGATTCTGCTTCCTTCACCCCACAGGGCAACACAGCAAGAG AGGACGCCGTGAAACCTTCCCCCCACGATGAACATGCCAACCCCTCCGACGAGGCCAAGTGCTACCAACCGCTGCGCTTCCACAAGAAGGTCCGCAAGTGTCACATATGCGGAAAGGTCTTCCGTCACAACAATCATCTCCGGCGCCACCTCCTGGTCCACTCGGGGAAGAAACCCTTCAAGTGCTTCATCTGTGCGCGAGGATTCACTCAGAGGGGGAACCTCAAAACCCACATGAAGGTCCACAAAG GAGACGTGAACTGGACCTTGCTTGAGGAGAAGAGCGACCCTAAGGAGGCTCCAGTTACAGCCAACGTTTGTGGCGACTGTGGGATGGACTTCCCGGAGCCACAGCAACTGGAAAAACATCGTGAAATTCACAGGAAACCGTTCTCCTGCCCTGACTGCGGAAAGGCCTTCAAGTGCCCCAAATATTTAGCACTGCACTCCAGCATTCACACAGGAGACTCGCCGTTCAGCTGCCGCACTTGTGCCAAGCGCTTCCTCACGGCAGATTCGCTGAAGAAACACGAGCTGCGTCACACGGGGCTGAAGAACTTCCACTGCGACCAGTGCGGGAGGTCCTTCTCGCAGTCATCCAACCTCCAAGTCCACCTCCAGTCGCACAGCGGCCAGCGGCCGCACCTCTGCGCCGTGTGCGGGAAAAGCTACTCCCGGGCTGCGACTCTGAAGGTCCACCTGAGGGTCCACACCGGGGAGACGCCGTACGCTTGCGACACCTGTGGCAAGTCCTTTTATTACTATCAAGGCTACCAGAAACATCTGCTGGTGCACAACAAGAAGCCTAAAGTCCAAGTGAAACCTCTGGGCCGACCCAAACGCAACCTGAGCACTCAGGGTTTTCAGTGA